In the Magnetospira sp. QH-2 genome, one interval contains:
- a CDS encoding cache domain-containing protein, protein MTDKPSIVGSLTLRIALVAVIAVALIGGLWMRTEIHEYSEDAENLRDKLVAEQRALLQKVVNDAVSVIDHGRNQSKQIIRRKLRVRVRNALAIARVLYETNVDRLERHLLEDLIRETLRPIRHDGGRGYFFAFRKSGPDQQFAVKSELEGPDMVPMNSVTGEKVIQEMLKIVAKDGSGYHTYAWTKPGGTGDDFKKVSYFEVFEPLDWVIGTGEYWSDFEKDIQLDVLARLEKISFGDEGYVFAADWNGYGLTGPGKGRNMIETTDVNGKKIVQELIEVAKSGSGFVDYVIPAFGDQAAGPKTSYVTGFPDWRWYVGAGTYIGEIDHMVAQRELELSSRIQRNVLETGAILGVFLLVITFTARRASKKASRIHSRFAEFFSRAARESEGLDAEAMEFREFQELAQSANRMIEARRQAEYDLRLTQFAIDHSADSIFWIADDGIIFAINEAGCALLQAPCEELIGKPVGDHVPLPDDGDWNAFWRRLTETGNTTWDGSVTPPESARIPFEAVANHLEFDNRQYACAIVRDISARHRTERELAQKTNQLETSNAELKQFAYVASHDLQEPLRMITSYLQLLDRKYSEDLNSEAREMMNFAVEGATRMHLMINDLLTYSRVESAVRQMEALDLNDVVAEVLMNLETGIRESNAQLVVGPLPTVQGDRSQTIRLFQNLIGNAIKYRHPTRTPVVEVGVERKAGFWEFHITDNGIGIEQQYQDRIFIIFQRLHHREDYEGTGIGLAICRRVVEHRGGRIWVESIPGQGTTFRFTLPAEA, encoded by the coding sequence ATGACGGATAAACCGAGCATCGTTGGCTCCCTTACGCTCCGTATCGCTCTGGTCGCGGTGATTGCGGTCGCCTTGATCGGCGGCCTATGGATGCGTACCGAAATCCATGAGTACAGCGAAGATGCCGAAAACCTTCGTGATAAGCTGGTGGCCGAACAACGCGCCTTGCTTCAAAAGGTGGTCAACGACGCGGTTTCGGTCATTGATCATGGCCGCAATCAATCGAAACAGATCATCCGCCGCAAGCTCCGGGTTCGGGTTCGCAACGCCCTGGCCATCGCGCGCGTGCTCTATGAGACCAACGTGGATCGCTTGGAGCGACATCTCCTTGAAGATCTGATCCGCGAAACTCTGCGTCCCATTCGTCACGATGGAGGACGCGGCTACTTCTTCGCCTTCCGCAAAAGTGGACCCGATCAGCAGTTTGCGGTGAAGTCTGAATTGGAAGGACCTGACATGGTCCCCATGAACAGCGTCACGGGGGAGAAAGTCATCCAGGAGATGCTCAAAATCGTCGCCAAAGATGGTTCCGGGTATCACACCTACGCCTGGACCAAACCAGGTGGCACCGGGGATGATTTCAAGAAAGTATCCTATTTCGAAGTTTTTGAACCGCTGGATTGGGTGATTGGCACCGGGGAATACTGGTCGGACTTTGAAAAGGACATACAATTGGATGTGCTCGCCCGGCTGGAGAAAATAAGCTTTGGCGATGAGGGTTATGTGTTTGCTGCTGACTGGAACGGCTACGGCCTGACCGGCCCGGGCAAAGGCCGGAACATGATCGAGACCACCGATGTCAATGGTAAGAAAATCGTCCAGGAACTGATCGAGGTGGCGAAAAGCGGCAGTGGATTCGTCGACTACGTCATTCCGGCTTTCGGCGACCAAGCGGCGGGCCCAAAGACCAGTTACGTAACCGGTTTTCCCGATTGGCGCTGGTATGTGGGGGCGGGAACCTATATCGGCGAGATCGACCACATGGTCGCCCAACGGGAATTGGAACTGTCCAGCCGCATTCAGCGCAACGTGCTGGAAACCGGGGCCATTCTCGGGGTATTCCTGCTGGTGATCACGTTCACGGCGCGCCGGGCGTCGAAGAAGGCCAGCCGGATCCACTCCCGGTTCGCCGAATTCTTTTCCCGCGCCGCCCGGGAATCCGAAGGCCTTGATGCCGAAGCCATGGAATTTCGGGAGTTTCAGGAATTGGCTCAATCGGCCAACCGCATGATCGAGGCCCGGCGCCAGGCTGAATATGACCTTCGGCTGACCCAGTTTGCCATCGACCATAGCGCCGACAGCATTTTCTGGATTGCCGACGATGGAATCATTTTTGCGATCAACGAGGCGGGCTGCGCACTTTTACAGGCCCCCTGTGAGGAGCTGATCGGCAAACCTGTCGGCGATCATGTGCCCCTGCCCGACGATGGGGACTGGAATGCCTTCTGGCGCCGCCTGACCGAGACCGGCAACACCACATGGGACGGCTCGGTGACTCCGCCCGAGAGTGCCCGGATTCCTTTCGAGGCCGTGGCGAACCACCTTGAATTCGATAACCGCCAATATGCCTGCGCCATCGTCCGCGATATTTCCGCCCGGCATCGGACGGAACGGGAGCTGGCCCAAAAGACCAATCAGCTGGAAACATCCAACGCCGAACTCAAGCAGTTTGCCTACGTCGCCTCACATGATCTTCAAGAACCTCTGCGGATGATCACCAGTTACCTACAGCTACTGGACCGTAAATATAGCGAAGACCTGAATTCGGAAGCCCGCGAGATGATGAACTTCGCCGTCGAGGGCGCCACCCGCATGCATTTGATGATCAATGATCTGTTGACCTACTCGCGGGTCGAAAGTGCGGTAAGGCAGATGGAGGCCCTTGATCTGAACGACGTGGTCGCGGAAGTCTTGATGAATCTGGAAACGGGAATTCGGGAAAGCAATGCCCAACTGGTTGTCGGCCCCCTACCGACCGTTCAAGGGGACCGGTCGCAAACCATACGGCTGTTCCAGAACCTGATTGGCAATGCCATCAAGTACCGCCATCCCACCCGCACCCCGGTGGTCGAAGTGGGCGTGGAGCGCAAGGCCGGTTTCTGGGAATTTCATATCACCGACAACGGCATTGGTATCGAACAGCAGTATCAGGACCGCATCTTCATCATTTTCCAGCGCCTGCACCATCGGGAGGACTACGAGGGAACAGGTATCGGGCTCGCCATTTGCCGCCGGGTGGTGGAACATCGGGGGGGGCGGATTTGGGTCGAGTCCATCCCCGGGCAGGGAACCACCTTCCGCTTTACCCTGCCGGCTGAGGCTTAA
- a CDS encoding HlyD family type I secretion periplasmic adaptor subunit — protein sequence MSLARTPPPPPWRSNRATHLFLFTCLALVGVVATWAAYGKLDIVSNATGTVVPASHVQEVQHLEGGIVAELLIDQGDKVTEGQPLVVLETTTSGADVARMQVRLDGHRIDLARLMAEANEDDSVTFPEPLTTTRPALINRAQTLFQARQSRLNGQLKAQDQAIEQRQFEVREVSARLQGNRRNLKLLNEQLVISRKLLKLDLTNRLKHLDLEREAAALKGKIAEDDQLLPRTRSALEEARTRRTALRQAFVEEARGKLQEVQVAAAELVEALRKAEDSLQRTVLRSPTEGVVKTLHMRNVGGVVRPGMVVAEVVPSDDRMVIEARLPTADVGYVHEGQKAIVRLASADGLRFGGLTGKVVAISPDAHLTDDGSPYYQVRVETEADHFAKGDLRYDLIPGMQVQCAIQTGTRSVYEYFLDPYLTAFRQALRER from the coding sequence ATGAGCCTGGCCCGCACCCCGCCCCCGCCTCCTTGGCGCAGCAACCGCGCCACCCATCTGTTCTTGTTCACCTGCCTGGCTCTGGTTGGCGTCGTGGCGACTTGGGCGGCCTACGGCAAGCTGGATATCGTCAGCAATGCCACCGGCACCGTGGTCCCCGCCAGTCATGTGCAGGAAGTTCAGCACTTGGAGGGCGGCATCGTCGCAGAATTGCTGATCGACCAAGGGGACAAAGTCACCGAAGGCCAGCCCTTGGTGGTCTTGGAAACCACAACCAGCGGCGCCGACGTGGCACGCATGCAGGTCCGACTGGATGGCCATCGGATCGACTTGGCCCGGTTGATGGCGGAAGCCAACGAAGACGATAGCGTCACCTTCCCCGAGCCCCTAACCACCACCCGTCCGGCCCTGATCAATCGGGCGCAAACCTTGTTTCAGGCCCGCCAGTCGCGGCTGAATGGCCAGCTCAAGGCCCAGGATCAGGCCATCGAGCAGCGCCAATTCGAGGTTCGTGAAGTCTCTGCCCGCCTGCAAGGCAATCGGCGCAATCTCAAACTTCTGAATGAGCAATTGGTGATCAGCCGCAAACTTCTGAAGCTCGATTTGACCAACCGCCTCAAGCACTTGGACTTAGAACGCGAGGCCGCTGCCCTGAAGGGCAAGATCGCCGAAGATGACCAGCTTTTGCCGCGCACTCGCTCGGCGCTGGAAGAAGCCCGTACCCGGCGCACGGCTCTCCGCCAGGCCTTTGTGGAAGAGGCCCGAGGGAAACTGCAAGAAGTGCAGGTGGCTGCCGCGGAACTGGTCGAGGCCCTGCGCAAGGCGGAGGATAGTCTGCAACGCACGGTCTTGCGCAGCCCCACCGAAGGCGTGGTCAAGACTTTGCATATGCGCAATGTGGGCGGCGTGGTCCGTCCCGGCATGGTGGTGGCCGAAGTCGTACCATCCGACGACCGCATGGTGATTGAGGCCCGATTGCCAACCGCCGATGTGGGCTATGTCCACGAGGGACAGAAAGCCATTGTCCGCTTGGCCTCGGCCGATGGCCTGCGGTTTGGTGGTTTGACCGGGAAGGTCGTAGCCATCAGCCCCGATGCACATCTGACCGACGACGGATCGCCCTACTATCAGGTGCGCGTGGAGACCGAAGCCGATCATTTCGCAAAGGGCGATCTGCGTTATGACTTGATCCCCGGCATGCAGGTGCAATGCGCCATTCAGACCGGGACAAGGTCTGTCTATGAGTATTTTCTTGATCCCTATTTGACCGCCTTCCGGCAAGCGCTGCGCGAACGCTAA
- a CDS encoding ATP-binding cassette domain-containing protein — protein sequence MKELIRRLASRPGIATELLLASLLANLLALASPLFVIQVLNRYVSYGVDSTLATLTAGVLAAIMLEFGFRHARHRLAEAMLGTANRERAHGAFGLLVSARRDALDQIPVERRRDAVRGLEAVESAFTPANTATLMDIPFALIFVGALFVLSPLLGQIALGFVGGVLLLGIIGLRLQRGPQRGLADTEAAGQALVAAADLTADSIRAFNGHAHVMAGWRRYLEAASNLRRKIGSIQGVSQALTQSAQAVMGAAIIATGATLVVGGELDVGALIGANILAARALGPVARLAQLGESLVRAEQALNRIADLAQLPVEPEKGVQLSPYSGRLGLKDISFGFPGAASPLFEKLDLDLAPGSVLLLRGRNGAGKSTLARLLVGLIEPQRGHIQADGVDLRQLDPVWWRRQISYVPQEPRFLDGTVLDNLKAANPDLDDASVSALIGACGLGRFVNESSDGLHTIIFDNGRRLAAGIRKRLALARALAVDGLVVVLDDPTEGLDAEGRQAVYGLLKGLAERGRTLIIASDDPVIVRGARLILDLDSKPVPKILRVTGRPPSQQGGTAS from the coding sequence ATGAAGGAGTTGATCCGACGCCTGGCCTCGCGTCCCGGCATCGCCACCGAACTATTGCTCGCCTCATTACTCGCCAACCTGCTGGCCTTGGCCTCGCCGCTGTTCGTGATCCAGGTACTCAATCGCTATGTGTCCTATGGGGTTGATTCCACCCTGGCCACCCTGACCGCCGGGGTGCTGGCGGCGATCATGCTGGAGTTCGGATTCCGCCATGCCCGTCACCGCCTGGCCGAGGCCATGCTGGGCACTGCCAACCGGGAACGGGCCCATGGCGCTTTCGGCCTGCTGGTCAGCGCCCGCCGCGATGCTCTGGACCAAATTCCGGTGGAGCGGCGACGGGACGCGGTGCGTGGCTTGGAAGCGGTGGAGAGCGCCTTCACCCCTGCCAATACGGCAACCTTGATGGATATCCCCTTCGCGCTCATCTTCGTTGGCGCCTTGTTTGTGCTCAGCCCGCTCCTCGGCCAGATCGCCTTGGGTTTTGTTGGCGGGGTTCTCCTGTTGGGGATCATCGGCCTGCGCTTGCAACGGGGACCGCAACGGGGCCTGGCCGATACGGAAGCCGCCGGTCAGGCCCTGGTTGCCGCCGCCGACCTGACGGCCGACAGTATCCGCGCTTTTAACGGCCATGCCCATGTGATGGCCGGATGGCGCCGCTATCTGGAAGCCGCTTCAAACCTGCGCCGCAAGATCGGCAGCATCCAAGGTGTTTCCCAGGCCCTGACTCAATCGGCACAAGCCGTCATGGGAGCCGCCATCATCGCCACCGGCGCCACCTTGGTGGTGGGGGGCGAACTGGACGTGGGCGCCTTGATTGGTGCCAATATCCTGGCCGCGCGGGCTCTGGGTCCGGTGGCCCGGCTGGCCCAACTGGGGGAGTCCCTGGTCCGTGCCGAACAGGCCCTGAACCGCATCGCCGACTTGGCCCAGTTGCCGGTGGAACCGGAAAAGGGCGTGCAGCTTTCGCCCTATTCGGGACGTCTCGGACTGAAAGACATCTCCTTTGGCTTTCCCGGTGCCGCTTCGCCGCTGTTTGAAAAGCTGGACCTAGATTTGGCGCCGGGCTCGGTGCTGCTCTTGAGAGGCCGCAACGGCGCGGGCAAGAGCACCCTGGCCCGCTTGCTGGTCGGCCTCATCGAACCGCAACGGGGTCATATTCAGGCTGACGGCGTTGATCTCCGTCAGTTGGACCCGGTCTGGTGGCGACGGCAGATCTCCTATGTGCCGCAAGAACCCCGGTTCCTGGATGGCACCGTGCTCGACAATCTGAAAGCCGCCAATCCGGATCTGGACGATGCGTCGGTCAGCGCCTTGATCGGCGCCTGTGGCCTGGGCCGCTTCGTCAATGAAAGCAGCGACGGCCTGCATACCATCATATTCGACAACGGCCGTCGGCTCGCTGCAGGCATTCGCAAGCGCCTGGCTCTGGCCCGGGCGTTGGCGGTAGATGGCCTGGTGGTGGTCCTGGATGATCCCACCGAGGGCCTCGACGCGGAAGGGCGGCAGGCAGTATATGGGCTTCTCAAGGGCTTGGCGGAACGGGGGCGCACCTTGATCATCGCCTCCGACGATCCGGTAATTGTCCGCGGCGCCCGCCTGATCCTGGACTTAGACAGCAAGCCGGTACCGAAGATCCTAAGGGTGACCGGACGGCCGCCGTCGCAACAGGGGGGGACAGCCTCATGA
- a CDS encoding TolC family protein: MVGRNRYSDGYRYPRLLALVACLLIVLPFPVDAAEPFSDLLSDVLERHDRIEAVRSDLDAAKERAKAAFAPLYPTLDVTANYGWETQLKHEAAKTSTSFQEADLSLTQLLWDFGASYAGIERTRLQISEQEVSLISVRQDLIEEAANAYVDLRRSATVLLYAQRSEANILDTTGLEEARVEAGGGLSTDVLQAKTQLAEAESRRIAAEGAMRRAENRYRAVFDQLPGDLESLFELTVADSHLPISLEDALDLATAHNTDLQLASLSEAIARQDLRETRQDAFFPKLEAIAERKWKNNVGGTLDFKGETLAKVELSFPFNLGFTAVNTLRAAQSDITSQSRRMGDTRRNVEEEVRNAWQSLDEARQTAAARHTQAEISAAFLELAREERSYGQRSLIDVLSGETSLINARSDAANAEAGAVAAAITLLRATGRLTPEVFVEQVAKPLNLPEPDPYADGPNAVQPMVEQDDTFVPPMVDPDEDRPFEELP; this comes from the coding sequence ATGGTAGGCCGGAACCGATATTCGGACGGTTATCGCTATCCGCGTCTACTGGCGCTGGTGGCCTGCCTGCTGATCGTGCTCCCTTTCCCTGTTGATGCCGCCGAACCGTTTTCCGATCTGCTGAGCGATGTCCTTGAACGCCATGACCGGATCGAAGCGGTGCGGTCCGACCTGGACGCCGCCAAGGAACGGGCCAAGGCCGCTTTTGCGCCGCTTTATCCCACTTTGGACGTGACCGCCAATTACGGCTGGGAGACCCAACTCAAGCACGAAGCGGCCAAGACCTCCACCAGCTTCCAGGAAGCCGACCTCAGCCTGACCCAATTACTGTGGGATTTCGGCGCCTCTTATGCCGGGATCGAACGCACGCGGCTGCAAATCTCGGAACAGGAAGTGTCACTCATATCGGTCCGGCAGGATCTGATCGAGGAAGCGGCCAACGCCTATGTGGATCTGCGCCGATCGGCGACGGTGTTGCTCTATGCCCAGCGTTCCGAAGCCAACATCCTTGATACCACCGGATTGGAGGAAGCCCGGGTCGAGGCCGGAGGCGGTCTTTCCACCGATGTTTTGCAGGCCAAGACCCAGCTGGCCGAGGCGGAATCCCGCCGCATCGCCGCCGAAGGTGCGATGAGACGCGCGGAAAATCGCTACAGGGCCGTTTTTGACCAGCTGCCCGGTGACTTGGAATCCCTGTTTGAGTTAACCGTCGCGGACAGCCATCTTCCAATCAGTCTCGAAGACGCTCTCGATCTGGCGACGGCCCACAATACCGACTTGCAACTGGCCTCCTTGAGCGAAGCCATCGCCCGTCAGGATCTGCGGGAAACCCGCCAAGACGCCTTCTTTCCCAAACTGGAGGCCATCGCCGAGCGGAAATGGAAGAACAATGTTGGCGGTACCTTGGATTTCAAGGGCGAGACCCTGGCAAAGGTGGAATTGAGTTTCCCCTTCAATCTCGGCTTCACCGCGGTCAATACCCTGCGCGCCGCTCAGTCGGATATCACCTCGCAGTCCCGACGCATGGGCGATACACGGCGCAACGTGGAAGAAGAAGTCCGCAACGCCTGGCAATCCCTTGATGAGGCGCGTCAAACCGCCGCCGCCCGCCATACCCAAGCGGAAATCTCCGCCGCCTTTTTGGAATTGGCCCGCGAGGAACGCAGTTACGGCCAACGATCCTTGATCGATGTCCTTTCTGGCGAAACGTCCTTGATCAATGCCCGTAGCGATGCCGCCAATGCCGAGGCCGGCGCCGTCGCCGCCGCAATCACCCTGCTACGAGCCACCGGGCGCTTGACTCCCGAGGTTTTCGTCGAACAGGTCGCCAAGCCCCTGAACCTACCTGAACCGGACCCCTACGCCGATGGACCCAACGCGGTCCAACCGATGGTCGAACAGGATGACACATTCGTGCCGCCGATGGTCGACCCGGACGAGGATCGGCCCTTCGAGGAGCTGCCATGA